CTTGGGTCTTGGTTTATTTCAGGCTGTGGGGAATTACTATTATACTCAAATAGCCAGCAACCTTATTAGCCAGGGCCAAGAGGTTATTAGCTTGTATGCCGAAGACCCTGTTGAGTTTCAAAAGACCAAGGAGATTGATCATATTTCCCGCATTATCAAAGCCCACATAATTATTTTAAACGAAAAAGGAATCGTCCAGATCTGCAACCAGATGAGGCATCTGTCTCCGGGCTCCCTTTTTGAGGAGACGGAACTGACGCAAATCTTTCATGGGGAAATAGTAGCAAAGAGAGGGTATCATCATACCTTCGATAACCAAATGTTATCCGTTGGGCTCCCAATTATGAAGAATAATAAAGTTGAGGAAGCTTTGCTGATCTATACCCCTATCGCTCCTTTATCAGCAGCGTTAAATACTTTTCGTGGCATTATTTACTGGGGTTTACTAATAGCTGTTATTTTAACATCTATCTTGGCTTTTTTTCTTTCCCGTACCTTATCAAGACCTCTGATTAGAATGAATCAAGTCGCCTTAAGCCTGGCCAAAGGTGATTATAGCCAACGAGTTACGGTGAAAAGTAGGGATGAGGTAGGAGCGTTAGGTGCATCATTAAATTTTCTCTCAGAGCAGTTAAAGAAAAACATTTCCGAATTATCTTATGAAAAAGAAAAAATCGAAAATATTCTTATCGGTATGTCCGACGGTGTAATAACCTTTGACACTAAGGGGAAGATAGTTCTTTTTAACCCCCAGGCTAAACACCTACTTGTCGGTTGTGCTGAAATCGAAAGAAATAAGGTTCTAGAACATTGCATTTATCTAAATCAGCTCTACAAGTTATATCAGCGTACTATGGAAACTGGAAATCTAACACAAGGTGAAATAAATGTTCAGGGGAAAATCCTTTCTGCCAAGCTCTCTCCTTTATTTGATGAAACCAGTAAAAACCTAATTGGGGTAGTAACGGTGCTCCAGGATGTAACGAGAGAACGAAAACTAGAAGAAATGCGCCGTGAATTTGTCGCCAATGTCTCCCATGAACTAAGAACACCCATCAGCCTGATCCGGGGTTATTCTGAAGCTATCATTGATGGCGTTGCCGAATCCCCAGACCAAAGGAATAGTTTTCTTAAAATAATTCTGGAGGAAGCTAATAGGTTAAAATGGTTGGTTGAGGACCTTCTTGAATTGTCACGGCTGCAATCAGGTGCTATTTTATTAGAAAAAGAATGGATTGATCTTGTCCAAGTATTTGCCCAGCTAAAAGCCAGATTCCAAACATCATTTAATCAAAATGGAATAGATTTTCAGGTGGAAATCGGACCCGACGCAGCTTCCCTTTTAGCTGACCGCTTTAGGTTAGAGCAGGTGCTAATTAATTTAGTAAATAATGCCATACGTTATGCTGCTGGGGGGAAAATTGAAGTAAAAACGCGCAAAGTTAGAGATGGCGTTGAACTAAGCATTAGCGATACGGGTCAGGGTATCTCTGAGGAAGATTTGCCCTTTATTTTCGAAAGGTTTTACCGGGCGGATAAATCCAGGAACAGAGAAAGT
This genomic window from Bacillota bacterium LX-D contains:
- a CDS encoding ATP-binding protein: MTRSIVAKLWITIVLLIIVVFIVLGLGLFQAVGNYYYTQIASNLISQGQEVISLYAEDPVEFQKTKEIDHISRIIKAHIIILNEKGIVQICNQMRHLSPGSLFEETELTQIFHGEIVAKRGYHHTFDNQMLSVGLPIMKNNKVEEALLIYTPIAPLSAALNTFRGIIYWGLLIAVILTSILAFFLSRTLSRPLIRMNQVALSLAKGDYSQRVTVKSRDEVGALGASLNFLSEQLKKNISELSYEKEKIENILIGMSDGVITFDTKGKIVLFNPQAKHLLVGCAEIERNKVLEHCIYLNQLYKLYQRTMETGNLTQGEINVQGKILSAKLSPLFDETSKNLIGVVTVLQDVTRERKLEEMRREFVANVSHELRTPISLIRGYSEAIIDGVAESPDQRNSFLKIILEEANRLKWLVEDLLELSRLQSGAILLEKEWIDLVQVFAQLKARFQTSFNQNGIDFQVEIGPDAASLLADRFRLEQVLINLVNNAIRYAAGGKIEVKTRKVRDGVELSISDTGQGISEEDLPFIFERFYRADKSRNRESGGTGIGLSIVKNIIDAHQGKISVTSKEGKGTIFTIVFPSRTCPKRTFTWCVN